A window of Mangifera indica cultivar Alphonso chromosome 11, CATAS_Mindica_2.1, whole genome shotgun sequence contains these coding sequences:
- the LOC123229577 gene encoding keratin, type I cytoskeletal 14, with protein MNSNGRRDIEEKGLIWKLPQIKLKDLGKVGPAFGAGIGCGVGVGVGLVGGIGIGPGFPGLQFGAGFGAGCGIGVGFGYGLGKGVAHDDYRRYSNVGNSDVLGALVDELAVNTKKIIEVTSREIEKWRNS; from the exons ATGAACAGTAACGGCAGAAGAGATATCGAAGAAAAGGGTTTGATCTGGAAGCTTCCTCAAATTAAGCTCAAGGACCTCGGCAAAGTGGGCCCAGCTTTCGGCGCCGGCATTGGTTGCGGCGTCGGCGTCGGTGTTGGTCTTGTCGGAG GTATCGGCATTGGTCCTGGATTTCCTGGACTACAGTTTGGGGCTGGCTTCGGTGCGGGATGTGGAATTGGTGTTGGATTTGGCTATGGCCTCGGTAAGGGTGTTGCTCATGATGATTATAGGAGATACTCTAATGTTGGGAATTC GGATGTGCTTGGTGCTCTTGTTGACGAACTTGCAGTTAATACCAAGAAGATAATTGAAGTGACATCAAGAGAAATTGAGAAGTGGAGAAATAGCTAA
- the LOC123229576 gene encoding chlorophyll a-b binding protein CP26, chloroplastic: MASLAASTSLGVKEMLGNPLNFTASVRSSAPTSSTFKTVALFSKKKPAPPPKSKPAAVSPINDELAKWYGPDRRIFLPDGLLDRSEIPEYLTGEVPGDYGYDPFGLSKKPEDFSKYQAYELIHARWAMLGAAGFIIPEAFNKFGANCGPEAVWFKTGALLLDGNTLNYFGKNIPINLLVAVIAEIVLVGGAEYYRIINGLDLEDKLHPGGPFDPLGLAKDPDQAAILKVKEIKNGRLAMFAMLGFYFQAYVTGEGPVENLAKHLSDPFGNNLLTVIAGTAERTPTL; encoded by the exons ATGGCTTCCTTGGCAGCATCAACCTCTCTTGGTGTCAAGGAAATGCTTGGCAACCCTCTCAACTTCACTGCCTCTGTCAGGTCTTCTGCCCCTACTTCTTCCACTTTCAAAACTGTTGCCCTCTTCTCCAAGAAGAAGCCTGCTCCTCCTCCCAAGTCTAAGCCTGCCGCCGTCTCTCCTATCAACGATGAGCTTGCCAAGTGGTATG GTCCTGACAGGAGAATTTTCTTGCCTGATGGACTCTTGGACCGATCTGAGATTCCTGAGTACTTGACTGGAGAGGTTCCTGGAGA CTATGGCTATGATCCTTTTGGTCTCAGCAAGAAGCCTGAAGACTTCAGCAA ATATCAGGCTTATGAGTTGATTCATGCCAGATGGGCAATGCTTGGAGCAGCTGGATTCATCATCCCTGAAGCTTTCAACAAATTTGGTGCCAACTGTGGCCCTGAAGCTGTTTGGTTCAAG ACTGGAGCTCTTCTCCTTGATGGAAACACATTGAATTACTTTGGAAAGAACATCCCAATCAATCTTCTTGTTGCTGTCATTGCTGAAATTGTTCTTGTTGGTGGTGCTGAATATTACAGAATCATTAATGGCTTG GATTTGGAGGACAAGCTTCACCCAGGTGGTCCATTTGACCCATTGGGGCTAGCCAAGGACCCTGACCAAGCTGCAATTCTAAAGGTGAAGGAGATAAAGAATGGAAGGCTTGCAATGTTTGCCATGCTTGGATTCTACTTCCAAGCCTACGTGACAGGTGAAGGTCCAGTTGAGAACCTTGCAAAACATCTCAGTGATCCTTTTGGCAACAACTTGCTTACTGTCATCGCTGGAACCGCTGAGAGAACTCCTACTCTGTGA